One genomic segment of Burkholderiaceae bacterium includes these proteins:
- a CDS encoding U32 family peptidase, translating to MKLALGPLQYYWHRDTVFEFYQAMAESAVDIVYLGEAVCSRRHELRQSDWLDIARMLQGAGKQAVMSTMVLLESTSDVADMHKIVRDEEFLVEAGDMGAVHNLAGKRPFVAGPQLNIFNADTLAWMHGLGASRWVMPLEMRQSDLAVLLQSKPAGLQTEVFAYGRMPLAFSARCFTARHYNLPKDDCGFRCIEHPDGQLLQTREKESFLVINGIQTQSARVHNLIGDIPALRAAGVDILRLSPQSQHMDQIVAAFDTARRAEQPDPAALAAMRLFMPEAPCNGYWHGKPGLDLIETAAA from the coding sequence ATGAAATTAGCCTTGGGTCCGCTGCAGTACTACTGGCACCGCGACACCGTTTTCGAGTTCTACCAGGCCATGGCCGAAAGCGCCGTGGACATCGTCTACCTGGGCGAGGCCGTGTGCTCGCGCCGCCACGAGCTGCGCCAGAGCGACTGGCTGGACATCGCGCGCATGTTGCAGGGCGCCGGCAAGCAGGCCGTGATGTCCACCATGGTGCTGCTCGAATCCACCAGCGACGTGGCCGACATGCACAAGATCGTGCGCGATGAAGAATTCCTCGTCGAGGCGGGCGACATGGGCGCCGTGCACAACCTGGCCGGCAAGCGGCCCTTCGTGGCCGGCCCGCAGCTCAACATCTTCAACGCCGACACCCTGGCCTGGATGCATGGCCTGGGCGCCAGCCGCTGGGTCATGCCGCTGGAGATGCGCCAGTCCGACCTGGCCGTGCTGCTGCAAAGCAAGCCCGCGGGCCTGCAGACCGAGGTGTTTGCCTACGGCCGCATGCCGCTGGCGTTCTCGGCGCGGTGCTTCACGGCGCGCCACTACAACCTGCCCAAGGACGACTGCGGCTTTCGCTGCATCGAGCACCCCGACGGCCAGCTGCTGCAAACGCGCGAGAAGGAGTCCTTTCTCGTCATCAACGGCATCCAGACCCAGTCGGCGCGCGTGCACAACCTGATTGGCGACATCCCCGCGCTGCGCGCCGCGGGCGTGGACATCCTGCGCCTGTCGCCGCAGTCGCAGCACATGGACCAGATCGTTGCCGCCTTCGACACCGCTCGCCGCGCCGAGCAGCCCGACCCCGCCGCGCTGGCCGCCATGCGCCTCTTCATGCCCGAGGCCCCGTGCAACGGCTACTGGCACGGCAAACCGGGGCTGGACCTGATCGAAACGGCCGCTGCCTGA
- the rpiA gene encoding ribose-5-phosphate isomerase RpiA, translating into MTQDELKAMVGRAALQYVEAGQIVGVGTGSTVNHFIDALATMKERIPGAVSSSEVSTARLKAAGIPVFDCNAVGELAVYIDGADEIDGQGCMIKGGGAALTREKIVAAQARRFVCIADESKQVQVLGRFPLPVEVIPMAAQRIVRQFAAMKGQAALRLKDGVPLVTDNGQHILDVRGLQITDPLGFESEVNQWPGVVTVGVFAHQRAQVCLLGTAQGVQTLRFTSRTGG; encoded by the coding sequence ATGACGCAGGACGAACTCAAAGCCATGGTGGGGCGCGCCGCGCTGCAGTACGTGGAGGCGGGCCAGATCGTGGGTGTGGGCACGGGCTCCACGGTCAATCACTTCATCGATGCGCTGGCGACGATGAAGGAGCGCATCCCTGGCGCGGTGTCGTCGTCCGAGGTATCCACCGCCCGGCTGAAGGCCGCCGGCATCCCCGTGTTCGACTGCAATGCCGTGGGCGAGCTGGCGGTGTACATCGACGGCGCCGACGAGATCGACGGCCAGGGCTGCATGATCAAGGGTGGCGGCGCGGCGCTCACGCGCGAGAAGATCGTGGCGGCGCAGGCGCGGCGCTTCGTCTGCATCGCCGACGAGAGCAAGCAGGTCCAGGTGCTGGGGCGCTTTCCGCTGCCGGTGGAGGTGATCCCCATGGCCGCGCAGCGCATCGTGCGCCAGTTCGCGGCCATGAAAGGGCAGGCCGCGCTGCGCCTGAAGGACGGCGTGCCGCTGGTGACCGACAACGGCCAGCACATCCTGGACGTGCGCGGCCTGCAGATCACCGACCCGCTGGGTTTCGAGAGCGAAGTCAACCAGTGGCCCGGCGTGGTCACCGTGGGCGTGTTCGCGCACCAGCGGGCGCAGGTGTGCCTGCTGGGCACGGCGCAGGGCGTGCAGACCCTGCGGTTCACGTCCCGAACAGGCGGATGA
- a CDS encoding quinone-dependent dihydroorotate dehydrogenase, translated as MALLPYGLTRPFLFSLDPETAHEHTIALLARGAGTPLQWAWCNPRMSDPVTLAGLRLPNRVGLAAGLDKNARAIDGLAAMGFGFVEVGTVTPLAQPGNPKPRMFRLPARQALINRMGFNNEGLQAFVANVNNSRFNSTSRTSDAGQRLILGLNIGKNAATPIERATDDYLTGLAGVYPWADYVTVNISSPNTKNLRELQSDAALHALLAALKSRQGELAAEHGKHVPLFLKIAPDLDESQVQAIADALRQHAIEGVIATNTTLARDAVQGLPHAGEAGGLSGAPVREASNRVIRQLRAALGKDFPIIGVGGILSGADAVAKIEAGADAVQIYTGLIYKGPALVHEVAQALRGHART; from the coding sequence ATGGCCCTGCTGCCCTACGGCCTGACCCGGCCCTTCTTGTTCAGCCTCGACCCCGAGACCGCACACGAGCACACCATCGCCCTGCTGGCGCGCGGCGCCGGCACGCCCCTGCAATGGGCCTGGTGCAACCCGCGCATGAGCGACCCCGTCACGCTGGCCGGCCTGCGCCTGCCCAACCGCGTGGGCCTGGCCGCCGGGCTGGACAAGAACGCCCGTGCCATCGACGGCCTGGCCGCCATGGGCTTTGGCTTTGTCGAGGTGGGCACCGTCACCCCGCTGGCGCAGCCGGGCAACCCCAAACCGCGCATGTTCCGCCTGCCGGCGCGCCAGGCGCTGATCAACCGCATGGGCTTCAACAACGAGGGCCTGCAGGCCTTCGTCGCCAACGTCAATAACTCTCGTTTCAATAGCACCTCGCGCACATCTGATGCGGGCCAGCGCCTGATTCTTGGCCTGAACATCGGCAAGAACGCGGCCACGCCCATCGAGCGCGCCACCGACGACTACCTGACGGGCCTGGCCGGCGTATACCCCTGGGCCGACTACGTCACGGTCAACATCTCCAGCCCCAACACCAAGAACCTGCGCGAGCTGCAGAGCGACGCCGCGCTGCACGCGCTGCTGGCCGCGCTCAAGTCCCGCCAGGGCGAGCTGGCCGCCGAGCACGGCAAGCACGTGCCGCTGTTCTTGAAGATCGCGCCCGACCTGGATGAATCGCAGGTGCAGGCCATTGCCGACGCGCTGCGCCAGCACGCCATCGAAGGCGTGATCGCCACCAACACCACGCTGGCGCGCGATGCGGTGCAGGGCCTGCCGCACGCGGGCGAAGCCGGCGGCCTGTCGGGCGCGCCGGTGCGCGAAGCCAGCAACCGCGTGATCCGCCAGTTGCGCGCCGCGCTGGGCAAGGACTTCCCGATCATCGGCGTGGGCGGCATTCTGAGTGGCGCCGACGCCGTGGCCAAGATCGAGGCCGGCGCCGATGCTGTGCAGATCTACACCGGCCTGATCTACAAAGGCCCGGCGCTGGTGCATGAGGTGGCACAGGCGCTGCGCGGGCACGCACGGACTTGA
- the ubiD gene encoding 4-hydroxy-3-polyprenylbenzoate decarboxylase: MPDRDLRDFLTRLEDAGELRRIRHAVSPHLEMTALSDRVLRAGGPALLFENPTGHTMPVLTNLFGTPGRVARALGVAGLADIRAFGEVLAQLKEPEPPRGMKELWGRRDLIKTLWSMAPAVLRHPPCQQIVEEGGDVDLSRLPIQHCWPGDVAPLVTWGLTITRGLQMTRQNLGIYRQQVIGKNQLIMRWLAHRGGALDFAEHGRQNPGQPYPVAVAIGADPATLLGAVTPVPDSLSEYQFAGLLRGARTEVAPAIGVPLQVPAHAEIVLEGHIQPDAAHPSGWQHALEGPYGDHTGYYNERAEFPVFTVERITRREGAIYHSTYTGKPPDEPAMLGLALNELFVPLLQRAFPEIIDFYLPPEACSYRMAVVRIRKAYAGHARRVMMGVWSHLRQFLYTKFIVVVDEDVDARDWKEVIWAMSTRMDPARDTLLIEHTPIDYLDFASPVAGLGSKMGLDATNKWPGETQREWGRPMAMDGDVSTRMNALADALGL; the protein is encoded by the coding sequence ATGCCCGACCGCGACCTGCGCGACTTTCTGACCCGACTGGAGGACGCGGGCGAGCTGCGCCGCATCCGGCACGCCGTCTCTCCGCACCTGGAAATGACGGCCCTCAGCGACCGCGTGCTGCGCGCCGGCGGCCCGGCGCTGCTGTTCGAAAACCCCACGGGCCACACCATGCCTGTGCTGACCAACCTGTTCGGCACGCCCGGGCGCGTGGCGCGGGCGCTGGGCGTGGCGGGGCTGGCCGACATCCGCGCCTTTGGCGAGGTGCTGGCGCAACTGAAAGAGCCCGAGCCCCCGCGCGGCATGAAAGAGCTGTGGGGCCGGCGCGATCTCATCAAGACCCTGTGGAGCATGGCGCCCGCCGTGCTGCGCCATCCGCCGTGCCAGCAGATCGTGGAGGAGGGCGGCGACGTGGACCTGAGCCGCCTGCCCATCCAGCATTGCTGGCCCGGCGACGTGGCGCCGCTCGTCACCTGGGGCTTGACCATCACGCGCGGCCTCCAAATGACGCGGCAAAACCTGGGCATCTATCGCCAGCAGGTCATCGGCAAGAACCAGCTCATCATGCGCTGGCTGGCGCACCGCGGCGGCGCGCTGGACTTTGCCGAGCATGGCCGGCAAAACCCCGGCCAGCCCTATCCGGTGGCCGTTGCCATCGGGGCCGACCCGGCCACCCTTCTGGGCGCTGTGACGCCCGTGCCCGACAGCCTGTCTGAGTATCAATTTGCCGGCCTGCTGCGCGGCGCGCGCACCGAAGTGGCCCCCGCCATCGGCGTGCCGCTGCAGGTGCCGGCCCACGCCGAGATCGTGCTCGAAGGCCACATCCAGCCCGATGCCGCGCACCCCAGCGGCTGGCAGCACGCGCTGGAAGGGCCGTATGGCGACCACACCGGCTACTACAACGAGCGCGCCGAGTTCCCGGTGTTCACCGTCGAGCGCATCACGCGGCGCGAAGGCGCCATCTACCACAGTACCTACACCGGCAAGCCGCCCGACGAGCCCGCCATGCTGGGCCTGGCGCTCAACGAGCTGTTCGTGCCGCTGCTGCAGCGCGCCTTCCCCGAAATCATCGACTTCTACCTGCCGCCCGAGGCCTGCAGCTACCGCATGGCCGTGGTGCGCATCCGCAAGGCCTACGCCGGCCACGCGCGGCGTGTGATGATGGGCGTGTGGAGCCACCTGCGACAGTTCCTGTACACCAAGTTCATCGTGGTGGTGGACGAGGACGTGGACGCGCGCGATTGGAAGGAAGTGATCTGGGCCATGAGCACGCGAATGGACCCGGCGCGCGACACCCTGCTGATCGAGCACACGCCCATCGACTACCTGGACTTTGCCTCGCCCGTGGCCGGCCTGGGCAGCAAGATGGGGTTGGACGCCACCAACAAGTGGCCCGGCGAAACCCAGCGCGAATGGGGGCGTCCCATGGCCATGGACGGTGACGTCAGCACCCGCATGAATGCGCTGGCGGATGCGCTGGGCTTGTAG
- a CDS encoding UbiX family flavin prenyltransferase: MSAAPRRIIVGISGASGAVYGVELLRALRGLPQIESHLVVTGSGWLTLQHELGLGRADVHALADVAHDIGSVGASIASGSFGAQAMVVAPCSMHTLAAVAHGLADNLLTRAADVMLKERRPLVLLARETPLHLGHLRNMVAATEMGAIVCPPVPAFYQRPQSVQDIVRHSVARALDLLGIDNDLAPRWQGL, translated from the coding sequence ATGAGCGCCGCACCGCGCCGCATCATCGTCGGCATCTCGGGCGCCAGCGGCGCGGTGTACGGCGTCGAGCTGCTGCGCGCGCTGCGCGGCCTGCCGCAGATCGAGTCGCACCTGGTGGTCACGGGCAGCGGCTGGCTCACGCTGCAGCACGAGCTGGGCCTGGGCCGCGCCGACGTGCACGCGCTGGCCGACGTGGCGCACGATATCGGCAGTGTGGGCGCCTCCATCGCCAGCGGCTCGTTCGGCGCGCAGGCCATGGTGGTGGCGCCGTGCTCCATGCATACGCTGGCGGCCGTGGCCCACGGCCTGGCCGACAACCTGCTCACCCGCGCCGCCGACGTGATGCTGAAAGAGCGCCGCCCGCTGGTGCTGCTGGCGCGCGAGACACCGCTGCACCTGGGGCACCTGCGCAACATGGTGGCCGCCACCGAGATGGGCGCCATCGTCTGCCCTCCTGTGCCCGCCTTCTACCAGCGCCCGCAAAGCGTGCAAGACATCGTGCGGCACAGCGTGGCGCGTGCACTCGATCTGCTGGGCATTGACAACGATCTGGCTCCGCGTTGGCAAGGTCTGTGA
- a CDS encoding tRNA 5-hydroxyuridine modification protein YegQ: MTARAPELLLPAGSLDKMRAAYDFGADAVYAGQPRYSLRARNNEFRLEALQQGIAEAHARGKKFFVTSNLLAHNDKLRTYLRDLEPVIALAPDALIMADAGLIMQVREKWPHVPIHLSVQANTTNWAAVKFWQRVGVARIILSRELSLAEVEQIRQECPDMELEVFVHGALCIAYSGRCLLSGYFNRRDPNQGTCTNACRWNYKTQDADVDPNTGEALARGEQLQGFSFGAEQERADEAGSGRPTRHPAADKVYLIEEEGRPGQLMPIMEDEHGTYIMNSKDLRAVELVEKLARIGVDSLKIEGRTKSQYYVARTAQVYRRAIDDAVAGRPFNPELITELEGLANRGYTSGFLERRPAQNYQNYETGHSVATRSQFVGEVKAVADGWAEVETKNRFAVGDWIEIIHPAGNRTVQLTTMKNAEGQAIAVAPGNPLHVWIPVEGPAEHALIARLQAPPGVPA, from the coding sequence ATGACAGCCCGAGCCCCCGAATTGCTGCTGCCCGCCGGCAGCCTGGACAAGATGCGCGCCGCCTACGACTTCGGCGCCGACGCGGTGTACGCCGGCCAGCCGCGCTACAGCCTGCGCGCGCGCAACAACGAGTTTCGACTGGAGGCCCTGCAGCAGGGCATTGCCGAGGCGCATGCGCGCGGCAAAAAGTTCTTCGTCACCAGCAACCTGCTGGCGCACAACGACAAGCTGCGCACCTACCTGCGCGACCTGGAGCCGGTGATCGCGCTTGCGCCCGACGCGCTGATCATGGCCGACGCAGGCCTGATCATGCAGGTGCGCGAGAAGTGGCCGCACGTGCCGATCCACCTCAGCGTGCAGGCCAACACCACCAACTGGGCGGCGGTGAAGTTCTGGCAGCGCGTGGGCGTGGCGCGCATCATTCTCTCGCGCGAGCTGAGCCTGGCCGAGGTGGAGCAGATCCGCCAGGAGTGCCCCGATATGGAGCTGGAGGTGTTCGTGCACGGCGCGCTGTGCATCGCCTACTCGGGGCGCTGCCTGCTGTCGGGCTACTTCAACCGGCGCGACCCCAACCAGGGCACCTGCACCAACGCCTGCCGCTGGAACTACAAGACGCAAGACGCGGACGTGGACCCCAACACCGGCGAGGCGCTGGCGCGCGGCGAGCAGTTGCAGGGCTTTTCCTTCGGCGCCGAGCAGGAGCGCGCCGACGAGGCCGGATCGGGAAGACCCACACGCCACCCCGCCGCCGACAAGGTGTACCTGATCGAGGAAGAAGGCCGCCCCGGCCAGCTGATGCCCATCATGGAGGACGAGCACGGCACCTACATCATGAACAGCAAGGACCTGCGCGCGGTCGAGCTGGTGGAAAAGCTCGCCCGGATCGGCGTGGATTCGCTGAAGATCGAGGGCCGCACCAAGAGCCAGTACTACGTGGCGCGCACCGCGCAGGTGTACCGCCGCGCCATCGACGATGCGGTGGCCGGCCGCCCCTTCAACCCCGAGCTGATCACCGAGCTGGAAGGCCTGGCCAACCGCGGCTACACCAGCGGCTTTCTGGAGCGCCGCCCGGCGCAGAACTACCAGAACTACGAAACCGGGCACTCGGTGGCCACGCGCAGCCAGTTCGTCGGCGAGGTGAAGGCAGTGGCGGACGGCTGGGCCGAGGTGGAGACCAAGAACCGCTTTGCCGTGGGCGACTGGATCGAGATCATCCACCCCGCCGGCAACCGAACCGTGCAGCTCACGACCATGAAAAACGCCGAAGGCCAGGCCATCGCCGTGGCGCCGGGCAACCCGCTGCACGTGTGGATTCCGGTGGAGGGCCCGGCCGAGCACGCGCTGATTGCGCGCCTGCAGGCCCCGCCCGGCGTGCCCGCCTGA
- a CDS encoding zinc ribbon domain-containing protein, translating to MSRICPQCGAENRDSAKFCLKCAHQMVPLSAMTEPAALEPRKRRRKHRPKAQPEAPRGRRVLLGAAVLIAVLAGLGLFLRPWGGRADPSAPAATPAPALAAAQAMPSASAPELAPAPESAALAQAAAALEQLQTQSSAMSVASSASSAHAAGTADAVPTAKPPPRRRPAKASPEPAPAPPPAPVVVQQAPEPPAPAPVLAPRPAPPRELCADKSFVAKGYCMQTECDKPGMGSHPQCVRMREQQDAMRHGSGEG from the coding sequence ATGTCCCGGATCTGCCCCCAGTGCGGCGCTGAAAATCGCGACTCCGCCAAGTTCTGCCTCAAGTGCGCGCACCAGATGGTGCCCTTGAGCGCCATGACCGAGCCCGCCGCCCTGGAACCCCGCAAGCGTCGGCGCAAGCACCGCCCCAAGGCCCAGCCCGAAGCCCCGCGCGGCCGGCGGGTGCTGCTGGGTGCCGCCGTGCTGATCGCCGTGCTGGCCGGCCTGGGCCTCTTTCTGAGGCCGTGGGGCGGCCGCGCCGATCCATCCGCGCCCGCCGCCACCCCGGCGCCCGCGCTGGCCGCAGCCCAGGCCATGCCCAGCGCATCGGCGCCCGAGCTTGCCCCAGCCCCCGAATCGGCCGCGCTCGCTCAGGCTGCCGCGGCCCTGGAGCAGTTGCAAACCCAGTCCAGTGCCATGTCCGTGGCCAGTTCCGCCAGCTCGGCCCACGCGGCCGGCACGGCCGATGCCGTCCCCACCGCCAAGCCGCCGCCGCGCCGGCGGCCCGCCAAGGCCAGCCCCGAACCCGCGCCCGCACCGCCGCCGGCCCCGGTGGTGGTGCAGCAAGCGCCCGAGCCCCCTGCCCCGGCGCCGGTGCTTGCGCCCCGGCCCGCCCCGCCACGCGAGCTGTGCGCGGACAAGAGCTTCGTGGCCAAGGGCTACTGCATGCAGACCGAGTGCGACAAGCCCGGCATGGGCAGCCACCCGCAGTGCGTGCGCATGCGCGAGCAGCAGGACGCCATGCGGCACGGCTCGGGCGAGGGCTGA
- a CDS encoding macro domain-containing protein has protein sequence MIRDVEGDILLSDAQLIAHGIATHEPFDSGLALALRERFPSLVRDYRHAMHAKEPRTGEIWLWRGINEDGSTRAIVNLLTQGMQSQAKSARPTKASTEDVNQVLRALAKLVQEEGIRSIALPRLATGVGGLNWADVKPLIRQHLGELGVPVLVYEVYRKDQKADERLAA, from the coding sequence ATGATCCGTGATGTCGAAGGCGACATTCTTTTGAGCGACGCGCAACTGATCGCGCACGGCATTGCCACGCACGAGCCGTTCGATTCGGGGCTGGCGCTGGCGCTGCGCGAGCGCTTTCCCTCCCTGGTGCGCGACTACCGCCACGCCATGCACGCCAAGGAGCCCCGCACGGGCGAAATATGGCTTTGGCGCGGCATCAATGAAGACGGCAGCACGCGCGCCATCGTCAACCTGCTCACGCAGGGCATGCAAAGCCAGGCCAAGTCGGCGCGGCCCACCAAGGCCAGCACCGAGGACGTCAACCAGGTGCTGCGGGCGCTGGCCAAACTGGTGCAGGAGGAGGGCATCCGCAGCATCGCGCTGCCGCGCCTGGCCACGGGTGTGGGCGGGCTCAACTGGGCCGACGTCAAGCCGCTGATTCGCCAGCATCTGGGCGAGCTGGGCGTCCCGGTGCTGGTCTACGAGGTCTACCGCAAGGACCAGAAAGCCGACGAGAGGCTGGCCGCCTGA
- a CDS encoding SCP2 sterol-binding domain-containing protein → MTATAPAPITVPRPVGAVLARLPAYPGSMLLVAALNLALARQLPQDVKDILQGKRLAIRVRDARVAFDFRWNGQRFTPSAPQAQTDLAISANAQDFLLLAQRRQDPDTLFFNRRLVMEGDTELGLVVKNALDALELPVLDPREWSPRAVLGRWAPGLFARFARP, encoded by the coding sequence ATGACCGCCACCGCTCCCGCCCCCATCACCGTGCCGCGCCCCGTGGGCGCCGTGCTGGCGCGCCTGCCGGCCTATCCCGGCTCGATGCTGCTGGTGGCCGCCCTCAACCTGGCGCTGGCCAGGCAGTTGCCGCAGGATGTGAAAGACATTCTGCAAGGCAAGCGTCTGGCGATTCGCGTGCGCGACGCGCGCGTGGCGTTCGACTTCCGTTGGAACGGCCAGCGCTTCACGCCCAGCGCGCCGCAGGCCCAGACCGACCTGGCCATCAGCGCCAACGCGCAGGACTTTTTGTTGCTGGCCCAGCGCAGGCAAGACCCGGACACGCTGTTCTTCAACCGCCGCCTGGTGATGGAGGGTGACACCGAGCTCGGCCTGGTGGTGAAGAACGCGCTGGATGCGCTGGAGCTGCCCGTGCTCGACCCGCGTGAATGGTCGCCGCGTGCGGTGCTGGGCCGCTGGGCGCCGGGGTTGTTTGCGCGCTTCGCTCGCCCATGA
- a CDS encoding U32 family peptidase: MTATASPPAESPRTAPELVCPAGSLPALKTAIDHGADCVYLGLRDATNARNFAGLNFDEAAIQTGIAYAHQRGRKVLMALNTYPQASNPAPWRSALDRASAWGVDAVILADPGLMRYAVDKHPALRLHLSVQGSATNADAINLYHAQFNIQRAVLPRVLSLEQVKQVVQRTPVEIEVFGFGSLCVMVEGRCALSSYATGESPNTHGVCSPAKHVRWQETPQGLESRLNGVLIDRYGPGENAGYPTLCKGRFDVGAESQYYALEEPTSLNTLELLPQLVKMGVRAFKIEGRQRSPAYVGQVTQVWREAIDHCMAQGHLYAPKTAWMASLDQVAEGQQHTLGAYHRPWK; the protein is encoded by the coding sequence GTGACCGCCACTGCCAGCCCGCCTGCCGAATCCCCCCGCACCGCCCCCGAACTGGTCTGCCCGGCAGGCAGCCTGCCGGCGCTCAAGACCGCCATCGACCACGGTGCCGACTGCGTCTACCTGGGCCTGCGCGACGCCACCAACGCGCGCAACTTCGCCGGCCTGAACTTCGACGAGGCCGCCATCCAGACCGGCATCGCCTACGCCCACCAGCGCGGGCGCAAGGTGCTGATGGCGCTCAACACCTACCCGCAGGCCAGCAACCCGGCGCCCTGGCGCTCGGCGCTGGACCGCGCCAGCGCCTGGGGCGTGGACGCGGTGATCCTGGCCGACCCCGGGCTGATGCGCTACGCGGTGGACAAGCACCCCGCGCTGCGCCTGCACCTGTCGGTGCAGGGCTCGGCCACCAACGCCGACGCCATCAACCTGTACCACGCGCAGTTCAACATCCAGCGCGCCGTGCTGCCGCGCGTGCTGTCGCTGGAGCAGGTCAAGCAGGTGGTGCAGCGCACCCCGGTGGAGATCGAAGTCTTTGGCTTCGGCAGCCTGTGCGTGATGGTGGAGGGGCGCTGCGCGCTGTCGTCCTACGCCACGGGCGAGTCGCCCAACACGCACGGCGTGTGTTCGCCGGCCAAACACGTGCGCTGGCAGGAAACGCCGCAGGGGCTGGAATCGCGCCTGAACGGTGTGCTGATCGACCGCTACGGCCCGGGCGAAAACGCCGGTTATCCCACGCTGTGCAAAGGCCGCTTCGACGTGGGCGCCGAGAGCCAGTACTACGCGCTGGAAGAACCCACCAGCCTGAACACGCTGGAGCTGCTGCCCCAACTGGTGAAGATGGGCGTGCGCGCCTTCAAGATCGAGGGCCGCCAGCGCAGCCCGGCCTACGTGGGTCAGGTGACCCAGGTGTGGCGCGAGGCCATCGACCACTGCATGGCGCAGGGCCATCTGTACGCCCCCAAGACCGCCTGGATGGCCAGCCTGGACCAGGTGGCCGAAGGCCAGCAGCACACGCTGGGGGCCTACCACCGTCCCTGGAAATGA
- a CDS encoding Nramp family divalent metal transporter, producing MSAPKPESLDRVQRGLRQLGPGLITGAADDDPSGIATYSQAGAQYGMNMLWTVVLALPLMVAIQMVSARIGYVTGRGLSENMRAAYPRWVVQVCVGLLVMANTLNLSADIAAMGEALRLLVGGSAHIYAVTFGLLCLVLQVFLPYERYVRWLKWLTLSLFAYVAVVLTLRIDWVAVARAVVWPQLTTDHQVFLTVVAVLGTTISPYLFFWQASQEVEDKKPGVHSAEEVRFHLRRIRTDTVIGMGFSELVAFCIMLGTAATLYAAGVRDVETAAQAAEALRPVAGDFAFLVFGLGIIGTGMLAVPVLAGSAAYAVAGAAGWHGSLSQTLRRGEGRGFYSVIAASTVGGVILCFTPTTAIEELFWSAVINGVVAVPIMAVLMRLASRPDVMGEHVIGRRVRWLGWLATACMALPVIGLALTWKS from the coding sequence ATGAGTGCCCCCAAGCCCGAGTCCCTCGATCGCGTGCAACGCGGCCTGCGCCAGCTCGGCCCGGGCCTGATCACCGGCGCGGCGGACGACGACCCCAGCGGCATCGCCACCTATTCGCAGGCCGGCGCGCAGTACGGCATGAACATGCTGTGGACGGTGGTACTGGCGCTGCCGCTGATGGTGGCCATCCAGATGGTGAGCGCGCGCATCGGCTACGTCACGGGGCGCGGCCTGTCGGAGAACATGCGCGCCGCCTACCCGCGCTGGGTGGTGCAGGTGTGCGTGGGCCTGCTGGTGATGGCCAACACGCTCAACCTGTCGGCCGACATCGCCGCCATGGGCGAGGCGCTGCGCCTGCTGGTGGGCGGCTCGGCGCACATCTACGCCGTCACCTTCGGGCTGCTGTGCCTGGTGCTGCAGGTGTTCCTGCCGTATGAGCGCTACGTGCGCTGGCTCAAGTGGCTCACGCTGTCGCTGTTCGCCTACGTGGCGGTGGTGCTCACCCTGCGCATCGACTGGGTGGCGGTGGCGCGGGCCGTGGTGTGGCCGCAACTGACGACGGACCATCAGGTGTTCCTGACCGTGGTGGCGGTGCTGGGCACCACCATCAGCCCCTACCTGTTCTTCTGGCAGGCCAGCCAGGAGGTGGAGGACAAGAAGCCCGGCGTGCACAGCGCCGAGGAGGTGCGGTTTCACCTGCGGCGCATCCGCACCGACACGGTGATCGGCATGGGCTTCTCGGAGCTGGTGGCGTTCTGCATCATGCTGGGCACCGCCGCCACGCTGTACGCCGCCGGCGTGCGCGACGTCGAGACCGCCGCGCAGGCGGCCGAGGCGCTGCGGCCGGTGGCGGGCGACTTCGCCTTCCTGGTGTTCGGCCTGGGCATCATCGGCACCGGCATGCTGGCGGTGCCGGTGCTGGCGGGCTCGGCCGCCTATGCCGTGGCGGGCGCCGCGGGCTGGCATGGCAGCCTGTCGCAAACGCTGCGGCGCGGCGAGGGACGGGGCTTCTACAGCGTGATCGCGGCGTCCACCGTGGGCGGGGTGATCCTGTGCTTCACGCCCACCACGGCGATCGAGGAGCTGTTCTGGTCGGCCGTCATCAACGGCGTGGTGGCCGTGCCCATCATGGCGGTGCTGATGCGCCTGGCCAGCCGCCCCGACGTGATGGGCGAGCACGTCATCGGCCGGCGCGTGCGCTGGCTGGGCTGGCTGGCCACCGCGTGCATGGCGCTGCCGGTGATCGGGCTGGCGCTGACCTGGAAATCCTGA